A region of Coccinella septempunctata chromosome 5, icCocSept1.1, whole genome shotgun sequence DNA encodes the following proteins:
- the LOC123314014 gene encoding uncharacterized protein LOC123314014 — MGPILANVVVNEVIFVVLSTLSFKVEFLKLYVDDTIAAIPKNATSELLDKFNGFHHKLKFTMELEVDQKINFLDLTVMRNSNGSICTNWYTKPTAYGSILNYFSEHSTVQKVGIIKKLYVSGLHSF, encoded by the coding sequence ATGGGTCCGATTTTGGCTAATGTGGTTGTGAATGAGGTGATTTTTGTTGTGCTGAGTACTTTGAGTTTTAAGGTGGAATTTTTGAAGCTATATGTCGACGATACTATTGCGGCTATTCCAAAAAACGCAACGAGCGAGCTATTGGATAAATTCAATGGTTTTCACCATAAGTTGAAATTCACCATGGAATTGGAAGTGGATCAAAAGATCAATTTTTTGGACTTGACAGTGATGAGAAATTCTAATGGTTCGATTTGCACCAACTGGTATACAAAACCAACTGCTTACGGTagcatattgaattatttttcggaaCATTCTACAGTGCAGAAGGTGGGCATTATCAAAAAACTTTATGTTTCGGGCTTACACTCTTTCTGA